The DNA window GTCTGTTCAAAGCTAGGTATTATATAATAGTGCAGTCCACCTATTTCTCTTAGTTCAAAGCCTATATTTTCGTTCACAGTATCACCTCTTTTAACTTTTTTTGAAATGCAGTATGAAACATAATGGGAATACTAAACGCACTTCCAAATAAAGCCATAATTCTTAGTAACATGCTTCTCTGCCTAAAATACTTGAAAAGGACTCAAAAGAGTCCTATTTTTCATCAAGTATTTTCTTAAGCTCATCCATGAATGTATTCAAATCTTTAAACTGCCTGTATACAGAAGCAAATCTAACATAGGCAACCTCATCAATGTTTTTGAGTCTATTCATAACCATCTCTCCTATGAGATCTGTAGTTATCTCTCTTTCCATAGAGTTAAAAAGCGTCTTCTCTATTTCATCCACCATATCTTCAATAGCCTTCATAGAAACTGGTCTCTTTTCACAGGCTCTAATTATCCCATTTAGGAGTTTATTTCTATTATATGATTGTCTATTTCCATCTTTTTTAATTACTACAAGGGGTATGTCCTCAATCTTTTCATAAGTTGTGAATCGCTTATTGCATTTAATACATTCTCTCCTCCTACGAATAGCTTGTCCTTCATCAGTAGGCCTAGAATCAACTACCTTGGATTCATAATAATCACAATAGGGGCATCTCATCTTTTTTCCTCCCTTTAAGCCAAAGTCTTAATCAAATTATATTATATCTTTTCTTTAATGTCTACATATAATCATCTTCTATACTTGATTATTTCTACTCTTCCCTATTTTCTCCTCCATAAAATAAATAATCCTCAGTATTTATATTAAGATCTACTAAGATAACATCTGAGCCTATTCTAACAATATTCTGCCATCTGATAACATAATCTTGATTTTTGCCAAATAAACCTAGTATTCTTCCTGGTCCTGGTAGGACAATAGCATCAATTGTTCCCTTCTCTAGATTTACTTCTAAATCTGATATGAATCCTATCCTAGTCCCATCCTTTACATTTATTACTTCCTTTTCACGTAAATCAGTAGTCTTTACCATTGTTTCACCTTCTTTTCAATATTTATATACTATATATATACTATGTAAGCCTATAATATTATTCCTAATATTTATCCTGTGAAACAATGGTAAATTATCAACAATTGAATATTAATTTTAATTAATCTTCTGTGCTAGTTAAATTAATTTTCTCATATGTTTTAAAGCTGTTTTCTCTAGTCTTGATACTTGAGCTTGAGATATTCCAATTTCCTCAGCAACCTCCATTTGAGTCTTTCCTTCATAAAACCTTAGATTAAGAATGAGTTTTTCTCTATCATTTAGCTTTCTAATGGCTTCCCTCAAAGCTATCTCCTCCAACCAAGTCTCATCTTCACTTTTTTCATCACTGACTTGATCCATAACATATATTGCATCCCCACTATCATGATATATAGGTTCAAATAGAGATATTGGATCTTGAATAGCATCCAAAGCAAAAACTACTTCTTCTTTTGGTAAACCTAATGCTTCAGCTATTTCAGATATAGTAGGTTCCTTTGAATTTTTATTTACCAAATGATCCCTTGCCTGCAATGCTTTATATGCTATATCCCTTAATGATCTACTAACTCTTATTGAATTATTATCACGTAAATATCTTCTTATTTCTCCAATAATCATAGGAACAGCATATGTTGAAAACCTAACATTTTGTGATAGGTCAAAATTATCTATTGCTTTTATCAGTCCTATACATCCTACTTGGAACAAATCATCGACATGCTCGCCTCTTTTACTGAATCTTTGAATGACACTTAGAACTAATCTCAGATTTCCTTTTACAAACTCTTCCCTTGCACTCATATCACCTGCATGTATTCTATCAAATAGCGCTCTCATTTCAGTATTAGTAAGTACTGGTAGTTCAGAGGTGTTTACTCCGCATATTTCTACTTTATTTATATGCATATAAGTAATTCATTCCTTTCTTGATGTTTTGCCCCTTTTACATAAAAATTATTGCCTTCTTTACAGTTTATTATTCAACAATTAATGTAAATAGATTAAGTAAATTTTTAAATAAAAAAAGACCCATTGCTTTCATTACAGATGACAAAAACATGCCAGCCTGAACTCCAGTTAGGGTCCCAAACTACTTTATTTTTCTGATTTAAATCATTTTATTTATTTCCTTTTTTAGTCTTTTAATTATTCTTTTTTCCAATCTGGATATATAAGATTGAGAAATGCCCAAAAGATCAGCTACCTCTTTTTGTGTTTTTTCTTCTCCATTTTTAAGTCCAAATCTAAGTTCCATGATTTTCTTCTCACGAACTGTCAATTTACAAATTGCCTGATTTAATAAATCTTTATCTATTTCTTCCTCTAATGATTTAAATATTACATCATTTTCAGTACCCATTATATCTGACAATAATAGTTCATTTCCATCCCAATCAATATTTAAAGGCTCATCAAAGGATATTTCAGCTTTAAACCTACTATTTCTTCTAAGGTACATTAGGATTTCATTCTCAATGCATTTTGAGGCGTATGTAGCAAGCTTTATTTTTTTATCTGGCTTAAAAGTGTTTACAGCCTTAATTAACCCAATTGTCCCTATTGAAACTAAATCCTCTACTCCTATGCCTGTATTTTCAAATTTTCTTGCAATATATACTACAAGTCTGAGATTTCTCTCTATTAACACAGTCTTTATAGACTCATCCTCGCTAAGTTTTGATACAAGGTAATTTTCCTCTTCTGGAGTTAAGGGAGGCGGCAGAACTTCACTTCCTCCAATATAGAATATCTCTTTTTCATCATATAATCTAAGTCTTCTTAATATCCTTATATAATGTATCCTAATTATTAGTTTTAGCTTATTTATTATCTTTCTCACTTAAACTACCTCCTTTTCAGTAAACATTTCAGGATGAAGTAAGGCAACATAATTATCATCACTTGCAAGATTATTATTGTAAATCCCTACAATAATATCACAAAATGATTTATCCTCATCGTCCTTAACTATGACATTATCAGGTTTAAATCCTATTAGCATACCGTTTTCTTTTCCCAAGGATTTATATGGTATCAATCTAAATTTCAAACTAGAAGCGTTTTCGACCATAATTTCTGAAATAGCCTGTAAATCATTCTCTTTATACTTTTCAAAGATACTTTGTACCTCTTTAGGCAATAGATCTTTTATAGCAGAGAATTGAATTATTATTACTGGTGTTTGTGTGAGTGGGTCTCTCAACAGATTTCCGGTATCAATTAACCCCATTACCTCAACAGATTTATTGTTTAACCCAACTACAATAGGCATATAAATCTTATTCTTTGTTAAAATTGATTGAATATATCCCCAAACAATTTTAATCAGTATGTATGATATAGAAACAGCAAGTACTAGCATTTTTACAGGAAAATCCCTAATGTAAAATATGCCATTGCCTGCATAAGCTTTTACATCAGCTAAATAAAATAATGCTAAAGAGGCTCCAGCAAATATAAAAGCCATTACATAGAATGTCGCTATAAGTCTAATAAATTTTTTGATTTTAACAGGGTTAAAAGCTACTATTATTATTAAAATAGAAACAGAAAATTTTATAATGAATTTAGTCATGAACCTTAATGATGGAAAAAATATGACTAATGAATAGATTGCCCCAATAAAAGAAGCTAATAATACTCTAATATTATTTGCCTCTGTTTTTGTAAATTTTTTTGTTAAGTAAAGTAGAATATAATTAATTATCATATTTTCAAGCAAAAGATACTCTGCATATATGTACAAATCATTGCCCCCTTTTTGTACATCCTCATTATAATAAACTTTTATTCACCTATCCTTATTTTTATGTCTATTATAATACAATGAAGTTTAGAATTATGTCACATACTGAAGTCGAAAAAAAACCCTTTCTATATAATAGAAAGGGTTATTTATCTCTTCTCCTTAAAAAAGTTGGAATATCTAAGTCATCAGTATCAAAATGTTTCGTTTCAGGAATATGTTTTTCTTTATTTTTGTCAATAGGGATAGATAAGGATGGCTTGTCTACAGGTTTTTCTTGTATGACATTGTCAAATCCTGTAGCAATTACTGTTATCTTTATCTCATCCTTTAAGTTTTCGTCTAGACCTGCACCAAATATAATATTAGCATCTGGATCCACTGATTGCCTGATGAGATCGGCAGCTTCATTAACCTCAAAAATTCCTAAGTTTGGTCCTCCTGTTATGTTTAATAAAACACCTTTTGCTCCTTCAATAGAGGTTTCGAGTAATGGACTATGTATTGCTTGTTTAGCTGCTTCAGTTGCCCTATTTTCACCGCTTGCTTTTCCTATTCCCATATGTGCTAGTCCTTGATTCAACATAATTGTTTTAACATCTGCAAAGTCTAAATTTATCAGCGCAGGTACAGCAATTAAATCAGATATACCCTGTATACCTTGTCTCAAAACATCATCTGCTATGGTAAAAGCTTCAACAATGGAGGTTTTTCTTTCAACTACCTGTAATAATCTATCATTAGGTATAGTAACCAATGTATCTACTCTCTTTTTGAGTTCTTCAATTCCTTTTTCTGCATGCATCATTCTTTTTCTACCTTCAAACATAAAGGGTTTAGTTACAACTCCAACAGTTAGAATACCAAGCTCCTTGGCTATTTCTGCAACTATAGGTGCTGCACCTGTTCCAGTTCCGCCACCCATACCAGCAGTTATGAATACCATATCTGCACCCTTCAGGATTTCTGTTATTTCGTTTCTGCTTTCTTCAGCCGCCTTCATGCCAACTTCAGGATTAGCCCCTGCTCCTAGTCCTCTCGTTAACTTTTCTCCAATTTGAAGCTTAGTCTCTGATTTAGAAGAATGAAGGGCTTGTCTATCAGTATTAATAGTTATAAATTCAATTCCTTTTACCTGATTTTCTATCATCCTATTTACAGCATTATTTCCGCCACCGCCAACTCCAATGACTTTAATGTGTGCAAATTGTTCTACATCTACTTCAAAATCGAACACTTTATTACCCCCTTATTTAATACTAAAATAGTCATTCAATAGTTTTATATACATTCAAAATTTGCTACTTTTCTTGTTTTTCCCTTAATTTTTTATTTTTTCTTTCTAACATTATTATATTCTATACGATAATTGAATTTCCTCTTTAATATTTTATTTATCGCACCTGCTAGAATGATAAATGTTGGCTTGTATCCACATTTCCTTCTTTAGTCCTAGATACTTTTTGTAATTAAAACCATATTTTCTAAGATTTAGTCAAAAGGAAATAAATTATTCCTTTGTATCTTTTTTTCTAAATAGTAATCTCCTTATGATTGCAAAGTTTTGGAACAGTCTACCACCAAAAGCAAAAATCGCTGCATAATAGAGAGGTACTCCTAATCTGTCTCCAACATAAGCTAAAAATGCCGCCAATACTGCATTACCAAAAAAGCCCGATATAAATATTTCTGTATTGAACGTTTTTTCTAATGTAGCTCTTAGTCCACCGAAGACAGAGTCGAGACATGCTAGTATGGCTACTGAAACATATAGAGAGTAACTGGCTGAATAAGTTATTGGTAAGTATATACCCACTAAAACTCCTATAACAATACCTACAAAAGCTAATATAATCATGATTGTTCACCTTCTTTTTTTGGTTTTGCGTGTTTAAATTCTTGGTCTGCCCAGTAATATTTAGGCACATATACGTTGTCTTTCATTATTGTTTCAACTCTAAGCTTGTGGACCTCCTTCAATATCCAGCCATAAGTATTTGGTGCATTGATAGCTGCATAAAGTAATTTAGGATCTCCTATTGCAGTTATAACAAAAGGATTTGCAGAGCTTCTGCCATTAACTCTTATTGTAGGTCCAGCACATTTAATCTCTGATCTCGACATAACCCTTTGCCCATTAATACTTATAGCCTCTGCACCAGCCTTCCTCAAATCATTTAAAAGGATTTGTACAGTAGCATCATGCACAATATCATCGTTTATTTGTCCACCAACTATTTCTTCATCTTCGTTATCAGCTAATATTATCCTTATCCCAGGGCCTTGAACATCATCTAACCCTGATACTAGCTTTAACTGACTTATCTCATCCATCAAAAGCTCTGAAACATTGGAATCTTCATCATTAATGACACTTTCAAGCTTTGTTAATTCCTTTTTCCTATTTTCTGTTAGATATTTTATATCATCAATTTCTTTACGAATATTATTTATATCGTTTTTCATCGTCTGTATAGACTTTAACGAAACTAAGTCATAATCATCTATATTCTGCTTCATCTGAAAAGACAATAATACCCCTAGTAAAATAGAAAGGATTATGAGCCATACCATTCCGTTACTTTTTTTCTTGCCCATTATTTAATCCCTCCCAATGCTTAGTTTGATATTTCTTCTACTGGTTTAGCATATCTAAAATCTTTGATTTTTCTATATTTAGGAATAACTATATTTTGTTCCTGTTTAATGTGAATATCTAAATTAAGAAGATTTTCCATTCGCCATATGAGTCCATGCTTTATACGAAGTGCGTTTTCTAAATCATCAGGTTTTCCTATTGCCCTTATCACAAAAGGAGGACCTACGGATACTCCATTTATCTCTAGGTGACCAGCAGCTGGAACTATTTCTGTGAAGCTTGTATATCTTTGTTCATTTATAGAGATAGCTTCTGCCTCTGTTGCATTTATGACACTTATCATTTGGAGGAGAAACTCATAATTTTCAACAATAATACTAGAATCACCTCCAAATATAACTTCAGCTGGAGGGTCATTTATTTCAATAATAATCCCCGGACCTTGGAGATCTTCATATCCTGCTAAGGCTCTATACTTTTCTATATCCTTATATAAATTTTCAACATAAACATCTTTTTCTGCTTCGCCTTTTTCATACTGTTTTAGCTTAGATTCAAGATTATCTAATTCATTTCTTATCCCGTCTCTCTCGTCTTGAAGCTTTTTATAATCAATTGCCATCTGTTGAGCTCTTTGAGTAGGTATTGTTCCATAGCCTACAGTATTCTCAACAGTTTTGAATTGAACTGCTAGAATTATACCTAATGCGATACAGACCAATATAATGGCGACTTTGCTCTTGACATCGTTCATTTTCTCCACTCCTAATCATTATCCTTAATTATGACTGCATTGCTTCCTTTGTCTAGATGAATCACCCGATACCCTTGGTTTTTGCTTTCTAGTTCTTTTAATATAGATATAAGAAAATTCAATTTATATTTTACATCATCTAAGGTCCCAAATGCAACCTCTCCTCCATTATCCATATAAATAGTAATTTTATTATTTTCATCAATATTCGCTGTTTTAAAGGAGGTTGATAATCCTAGGCTTATGATATCGTTGATAAATTCCAATATTTTCTCTTGTATTTCTTCATTGCTAAAGACTATTTTTTGCCCTATTACTGGATTGCTTATTTCTAATCCACTTATTTCAACAATATGCTCATCCTTTTTTTCAGAAAGCATATTTAAAATAGTTCCTTCTTCATCAATATATACATATGAATTAATGTAATTAATAATAGCTACTTCTTTTCTCTCTTCTATATTAATAAATATTTTATTTGGTAACTTTCTCTGTACTTTAACATTTTTTACGTAAGGATGCAATAATATGTTTTCCTTTGCCATCTTCAGATTAATCTTAAAAATATTCTCATCTATTATTATACCTGATGCAAGTATCAATTTATCATCGGTAATTTTTTCATTTCCAAAAACCTCTATACTAGAAATATGAAAAAAGCTTGTCTTAGTATAAAGAATAAAAAAGGTCGAGGTTAGTAATAAAATTATAATAAATATAAGTCTGTTCTTTTTCCTTTTAATTTTTCTATCTACTTTACTCATCATCTTCCTCCGTCAAGGCTTGTCCTTCAGGCTTTAAGCAGCATAAGCTGCCTAAGTCTTCTTAATGTCTGCATTTAAAGCAAGAAGAGCTTTTTCTAAACCATCATAGCCTCTTTCAATATGGAAAGTATCTTCTATAACTGATGTTCCATTAGCTGCCAATGCAGCTAAAACAAGAGCGGCTCCTCCTCTTAAATCCTTAGATGTAACCTTTGCACCTGTAAGTTCTTTTACTCCTTTAATTATAGCAACCTTTCCTGCTATCTTTATATTGGCACCCATTCTAACAAGCTCTTCTACATGCTTAAATCTATTTTCAAAAATTGTTTCTGTAACAATGCTTGTTCCATTAGCAATACTGAGTAAAGCAATCATTTGTGCCTGCATATCTGTAGGAAAGCCAGGATAAGGTAAAGTCTGAACTGTTTCAATAGCATTGACCTTTTTAGGTCCAATTATTTTTAAAGTAGTACAATTATTATATATCATACATCCTGTTTCCTTTAGCTTTGCTATAATAGATTGAATATGCTCTACCTCTATATTTTTCAGTATAACTTCTCCTCCTGTGATTGCAGAAGCAACCATATAGGTTCCAGCAACAATTCTATCTGGTATTATCGTATGCTCTACGCTAGTAAAGCTATCTACGCCATCTATTCTTATTACACTTGTGCCTGCCCCATGTATCTTGGCTCCTATTCCGTTGAGAAAGTTCTGAAGATCTATTATCTCTGGCTCACGGGCAGCATTTCTAATTATTGTAGTACCTTCAGCTTTTACAGCTGCTAACATAATATTTTCTGTAGCACCTACACTTGGAAAATCTAGCTGTATATCACAACCCTTTAATTTTTCAGCTTTACAATACAGAAAACCATGAGATTCTTCGATTGTAGCCCCTAGTTGTCTAAGTGCTTTTAAATGAAGATCAATAGGTCTAGGTCCAATCTCACATCCACCAGGATAGCTCACTTCTACTTCACCACATCGAGTCAACATTGCTCCCATTAATATAATCGAAGAACGCATTTCCCTAACAAGCTCTTCTGGTATCTTAATCTTAGAAATATTTCTTGAGTCTACAAAAATAACATTGTCTACTCTATTAACCTTGCATCCTATAGAAATTAAAATTTGTTCCATAATCTCTACATCTCTTAGATTTGGAGTATTAAAAATCGTACTTGTATTATTATTTATTACAGTTGCTGCTAATATTGGTAGCACTGCGTTCTTAGCTCCTATTACAGGAACTTCTCCAACTAGCCTTTTGCCACCTTCTATGATATACTTACTCATTCTTACACCTCCAGAATATGCTCCAAACTGTATGTAAAAAACAGTATATATCTATCTTATGCATATTCATAAAAGGTGTTACAGTTACAAAACATCTATGAAATTAATTCTCTTACTATATTAAGTATTCTATCATCTGCATTAATGATACCCATTTTTCTACTTTTAATTGCCATATCCCTTAATTTTCTTTTATCAGACAGTAGATTGTTGATCTCTTTGTTTAGTAGTTCTCCATTCAAGTCTTTTTCCAGTATAACTATACTGGCTCCATTTTTTTCTAGAGCCCTTGCATTATACTCCTGATGATTTTCTGTAGTATAAGCCTTTGGTATAAGTATACTTGGAATGCCTACTGCTGTTATTTCTGCAATGGCAATTGCTCCACCACTAGTCAAAGCTACATCGGCTATAGACAATGCTTTTGGTACCTCAAAAAAATATGGATATACTCTAATATTATCTATTAACTCATCTACGCCTTTTTGTTTCAACTCTTTCATAAAGCTTTCATATAATCTCTTACCTGTTACATGAATTATTTGCATATTTTGATTATTACTATTCTTAACAATAACCTCAAGCATAGCATCATTTAATTTCTTCTGGCCGCCACTTCCACCAAAGGATAATACGAAGGGTTTATTTTTATCAATATTTAGGTCCTCGTAAGCAACTTGTTTATCAAATCCAACAATATCTTGACGTATAGGATTGCCTGTAATTACCAATTTATTAGTGTCCTTAAAATACTTTCTAGACTCCTCAAAGCTGCCTGCTATTCTGTCTACAAATCTAGAAAGTATTCTATTGGTAACCCCAGGAAAAGCATTTTGTTCATGAATCATTGTAGGTATTTTCTTTAATGCAGCAGTTAAAACAAGAGGTCCACATACGTACCCACCTGTGCCTATTACGATATCGGGCTTGAAATCATTTATTACTTTTTTAGCGTCACTTAAACCTAAAAATAGCTCCTTAATAGATTTAAAGGTATTCTTTGAAAGCTTCCTGCTAAAGCCCATTACCCTAATAGTCTTAAATCTAAGCCCTTCCTTTGGAATTAATTCTGCTTCTAGCCCTTTTTCTGTTCCTACATATAATATATCTGCGTTCTTATATTCCATTTTAATTTTTCTAGCAATGGCTAAAGCAGGGTAGATATGTCCCCCTGTACCTCCACCTGTAATCAACACTTTCATGCTTTCAGCTCCTATCTAATTCCGAATGTCTTGATATGTTTAATAAAATACCAGCAGCTGCCATATACATCATTAGTGATGTTCCTCCAAAGCTTATGAAGGGCAATGTAATTCCTGTAGTAGGCATTGAGGATGTTACAACTGCTATATGGATCAAGGACTGGACAGTAATAAGCGAAACTATCCCTGTTGCAAGATAACATCCAAATAAATCCTTTGTACCTAAAGCAATTCTTAAACCTCTCCATATTATGAGAAGAATTAGTAGCATAACAGTCACACATCCTAAAAATCCAAGCTCTTCACCAATGATTGCGAATATAAAATCATTATAGGGCTCTGGAATGTAAAAAAACTTTTGCCTGCTTTTGCCTAGGCCTAGTCCAAACAATCCACCTGAACCTAAAGCATAAAGAGATTGGACTGCTTGATATCCAACATTATCTCTTACCTCTGGAGCAAAGGGGTCCAGAAAGGCCAAGATTCTCTTTCGTCTAAATTCTTCACCTAATATTGCTAAAAAACCTGCTGCCCCTCCAAGTATGGCCAGAAAAGAGAGATGAAATATATTTACTCCTGAAACAAATAGGAGAATAAACAAAGTTAAGCCTAGTGTAGCACTAGTACTTAAATCCTTCTGCAAAATTATGAGTCCACAGGCAATCCCTATTATTACCATGGACGGGATAAATCCTTTGGTAAACTTCTTTATACTGTCTTTTCTTTTAGCTAAAAAAGATGATAAATAAATAATTGATCCCAATTTAATAGCATCTGACGGCATGAATGTAGTAAAACCTAAATTAATCCATCTTCTAGCTCCATTGGCCTCCATTCCAAGTGGCGTATATATTAATAATCCTAAGACTATTGATGCAGTAAATATTAACCTAGCCAATTTATCAAGGTTCCAATAGTTAAAGTTCATGAAGAATATCATGGCTACTAGTCCTATAGCACTGGCTACAAGTTGTTTTTTTAAAAAATGGTAGCCATCTTTCTTGCTGTACAAGGCATCTGGCCAACTAGAGCTAAAGACCATTATTATCCCAATACAGACAAGTAAGATTACAGCAATCATCAAGGTAAAGTCACTGGCTCTTTTTTTAGCCATTCTTAATCCTCCCTTAAATTCTTTACAGCTTGCTTGAACATCCTTCCCCTTTCTTCGTAGCTTTTAAACATATCCCAGCTTGCACATGCAGGAGAAAGTAACACATTGTCATTGGACTCCGATAATTCAAAGCTTTTTTTAACTGCTTCTTTAATACTATTTACTATATATATATTATTAAAACCCTTACTTATTGCAGTATCTTTTATTTTTTCTCTAGTTTCTCCTAATAGAATTAAAGCCTTTACCTTATTATCAAAACTATCTATAAATTCTTCAAAACTGCCTCCCTTATCAATACCGCCTGCTATCAATATTATTGGCTTGTTAATAGCTTCAATAGCCTTAATTGAAGCATCTGGATTTGTTCCCTTTGAATCATTATAAAAACTTACACCAGATATGCTACCTACAAACTCTATTCTATGTTCTACCCCTTCAAACTCCTTAAGTGTACTTGCTATTATCTCAGCCTCAATTCCCATTGCCCATCCAATCGCAACTACGGCTAAGGCATTCTCTATATTATGTTTACCAGGTATCCTTATGTCACGATAATCCATTACATTAATAGATTTTAGTCCGTCATTTATAATAATTTTACAATCGTCAACATAAACTCCTCTATCTAGCTTATTTCCTGCACTAAAATATATTAAATTCGAATTTATTTTCTTTCCTATTTCTCTAAGCAATAAATCGTCATAATTTAAAATAGTATAATCGCCTTTTTCTTGATTCATAAGAACTTTTTTCTTCGCATTAATATAATTATCAAAGGTTTTATGCCAATTCAAATGATCAGGAGTAATATTTGTAATTACACTTATGCTAGGCTTAAAATGTTTAGTGCTTTCTAGCTGAAAACTACTTGCCTCAATGACAAAAATATCATTCTCATCTGTATTTACTGCTTCCCACAATATTCCTACTCCAATATTTCCTGTAACATGGCATTTTAAGCCTGCTTTTTTAATCAACTCTCCCGTTAGGGCTGTTGTAGTAGTTTTTCCATTAGTACCAGTTATAGCGATAAACTTATTTTTAGAAATTCTATATGCTAGTTCTATGTCTGTAACTACTTCAATTCCTTTTTCCAGAGCTTCTTTCATAATTGGTGCTTCTAAAGGAATACCTGGGCTTTTTACTATTAAGTCAATATTCCCTAAATCTACGTTATTGCTGCCCAATACATAATCTATATCTATATCCTTTAATTCAACCAAATGCTCTTTAAGCTCTTCTTCTGACTTCATATCAGTTACTGTTATCTTTGAACCCAGTTTATTTAAAGCTTTAGCTGTAGACACTCCACTAATAGCTAAACCTAATATTAATACATTTTTATCTTTTAATTTCATTTTATTCACCTGCTCCTATTAGATTAACTTAAACTATAAATACCTATTAAACATAGAATAACTGTGACTATCCAAAATACTACTACTACCTTTGTCTCCTTCCAGCCTTTTTGTTCAAAGTGATGATGAATTGGTGCCATTAAGAAAACTCTCTTTCCTGTAAGCTTAAAAGAGGTTACTTGTATCATCACTGAAACAATCTCAGCTAGGTAAATACCTCCTACTATAGGAATTATCAAGGACAAGTTAAGCAGTACTGCTATAGCTGAAACTGCTCCTCCTAAAGCTAAAGAACCTGTGTCACCCATAAAAACTTTTGCTGGGTACGAATTATGCCTTAAAAAGCCAAGACAAGCTCCTGCTAAAGCAGCAGAAAAAATAGCTATACTATCCATACCAGCCTTAAGTGAAATCAAACTAAAAGAGGATAATATAATTAAAGTTACTCCTGACGCCAATCCGTCAAGTCCATCTGTAAAGTTAGCACCATTTACAGTACCGAGTACTACTACTACAATAAATGGAACATATAGCATACCTAAGTCTAGGTAGGTATTATCCAAAAAAGGTACAATAATTTTAGTTCCTAAAACTGAATTATTTGATTGATATATTGCTAAAATCACTGCTAGAACAATTTGTCCTAAAAGCTTTTGATACGCTCTTAATCCCAAGGATCTTTTAAGTACTACTTTTATGAAATCATCTATAAAACCAATAAGTCCAAAACCAATGGTTGCTAATAGCAGCACAATCATATCTCTATTAAGCAGTCCAGACGATATTGTAGTAATTAATAGTGCAGCAATTATTATAATACCACCCATAGTAGGTGTGCCACTTTTTTTATAATGTGTTTTTGGTCCTTCCTCTCTAACACTTTGTCCTACCTTCAATCTTTTTAGTATAGGAATTAAAATAGGACCTAAAAGCAAAGTTATAGTAAATGATATAACTATTACTCTTATAATATCTTTATAGTTTGACATATTACTTCTCCTCCAAATGCAGATTAAATTCTTTCATCTTTAAGTTTTCTAGATTGATTTTAGCGCTTCTT is part of the Proteiniborus sp. MB09-C3 genome and encodes:
- the ftsW gene encoding putative lipid II flippase FtsW, encoding MAKKRASDFTLMIAVILLVCIGIIMVFSSSWPDALYSKKDGYHFLKKQLVASAIGLVAMIFFMNFNYWNLDKLARLIFTASIVLGLLIYTPLGMEANGARRWINLGFTTFMPSDAIKLGSIIYLSSFLAKRKDSIKKFTKGFIPSMVIIGIACGLIILQKDLSTSATLGLTLFILLFVSGVNIFHLSFLAILGGAAGFLAILGEEFRRKRILAFLDPFAPEVRDNVGYQAVQSLYALGSGGLFGLGLGKSRQKFFYIPEPYNDFIFAIIGEELGFLGCVTVMLLILLIIWRGLRIALGTKDLFGCYLATGIVSLITVQSLIHIAVVTSSMPTTGITLPFISFGGTSLMMYMAAAGILLNISRHSELDRS
- the murD gene encoding UDP-N-acetylmuramoyl-L-alanine--D-glutamate ligase; protein product: MKLKDKNVLILGLAISGVSTAKALNKLGSKITVTDMKSEEELKEHLVELKDIDIDYVLGSNNVDLGNIDLIVKSPGIPLEAPIMKEALEKGIEVVTDIELAYRISKNKFIAITGTNGKTTTTALTGELIKKAGLKCHVTGNIGVGILWEAVNTDENDIFVIEASSFQLESTKHFKPSISVITNITPDHLNWHKTFDNYINAKKKVLMNQEKGDYTILNYDDLLLREIGKKINSNLIYFSAGNKLDRGVYVDDCKIIINDGLKSINVMDYRDIRIPGKHNIENALAVVAIGWAMGIEAEIIASTLKEFEGVEHRIEFVGSISGVSFYNDSKGTNPDASIKAIEAINKPIILIAGGIDKGGSFEEFIDSFDNKVKALILLGETREKIKDTAISKGFNNIYIVNSIKEAVKKSFELSESNDNVLLSPACASWDMFKSYEERGRMFKQAVKNLRED
- the mraY gene encoding phospho-N-acetylmuramoyl-pentapeptide-transferase codes for the protein MSNYKDIIRVIVISFTITLLLGPILIPILKRLKVGQSVREEGPKTHYKKSGTPTMGGIIIIAALLITTISSGLLNRDMIVLLLATIGFGLIGFIDDFIKVVLKRSLGLRAYQKLLGQIVLAVILAIYQSNNSVLGTKIIVPFLDNTYLDLGMLYVPFIVVVVLGTVNGANFTDGLDGLASGVTLIILSSFSLISLKAGMDSIAIFSAALAGACLGFLRHNSYPAKVFMGDTGSLALGGAVSAIAVLLNLSLIIPIVGGIYLAEIVSVMIQVTSFKLTGKRVFLMAPIHHHFEQKGWKETKVVVVFWIVTVILCLIGIYSLS